TCACTTGCGCATTCTTAATCTTTGTTAGTTCctaccattttaattatttttctgacactttagtgcatattttaaaagaagagaggTTGATTGTGTATAGTCAATCCATCTACTTTTCAACTTTTACCCTTCTGTACCAATTACTGTTTCAACCATGTATCCAGCTTAAGAATATTATtcgaatttaatattttaaaatgcagacttGTTGGATCCTTCTTCCATCCATTCTTAGTGCACTTTGAGACCTTCTATAGTAAACATCACTGATGGGACCTTAGCATCTATTCCAAACAATCTCCCTCATTATGAACCAACAATGTACTTTGGCTAGGACTGAAACCATCCCAAGCTTAAGAGGTGGTCCCAGACAGGATTAAAACAAAGTAAGGGCCAGAAATAGGTCTTTAGATTCTAGGACTAAAATCTCTACCCATAATTCCATACCTCTTGAAACAATTATTCCTTCAGTGGCAGGCACATGATCTTACTTGGCCTAATCAGACTGAAAGTTAGGTTTTAGGTTTTTGTTCTATGTTTAGAGATAGACTCTGAATCTCTTTTCCTGAGCTAAAAGAGAAAACAGCCACAGTTGTGGCTGCAATAAATTTTGGGAGCCTGGGGGAAGTCAGCTTTAGGGGTAAGAATCTGCTTTAATGAAACTAACTTGTTCATGCTTGTGTACTTatgacttttttaaataaattatgaaaaactggaaataaatgaTAGATCTACATAATGTGTTCTACCCCAATATCTTGCTTCATTTTCTACCAGTTCATAATTCACTGCTATTAAGGGAATCTATAAGACTTTTTATTCTGTCACAATGACCTAGATATGCCTTATCTCATGATTAATACAGTTTCATAACTTCAGAAAGGACTTCTGAGATGATCTTCCTAACCACCTAAGGAAAGCCAGTACTGATAAAATTTCATTCAGCTCAACAATCGGTTATACCCTGCTTATTTCAGGCTTACAATCATCTCAGAAACACTACAAATTCCTGGGGGCCAGGAATCACATCTCATATCTGTATTCACCACAATTGAGCATGTTTGGTTGTGAGGAGAGTGGGGAAAGACATTGaataaatgctttaaaacaaatacaaacatcGTCACAAaccttaaagaataaaaaaatgattattatggaagatagaatatattttaaaccaCTTAAACAGAAGGATTTATTTAAACACAATATTTGCTTCTGGAAGATATTTATGTAAACAAAATTTAGGCAGTATTCATCAAACTGAAAATCTGTGGAGACGCATGGTGGCGCTGCAGGATAATACCAAGAAAAAATTAACCCTGGAAAACGTTGAAGACCCTGTTATCCAGTACAGGCAGAGAATTGGGAAGACAGAAAGAACAATCCTTTAAGGGACAACCTAGAAGCCATTCAACAGGGTTAAAATCCATAGGTTTCCGAGGATTTGGTGGACAGATGAGAGGCATATTTCCCGGAACTGCCAAGTGGAACTGAGGCAATTCTGCAAGAAGATTTTGGGGTTTTGGAAAAGAAGCTATGGAAAACGGAGGAGCAGGCACACTGCAGATAAGGCAagtcctgcttttctttgttttgctgggAATGTCTCAAGCGGGCTCTGAACCTGGGCGCTTTTTGGTGATAGAGGAAATGCACAGTGGAAGCTTTGTAGGAAATTTGGCAAAGGACCTGGGACTGGAGGTGAGTGAGCTGTCTTCGCGTGGGGCTCGAGTGGTCTCTAATGATAACAAAGAGTGTTTGCAGTTAGACACACACACTGGGGATTTGCTCTTAAGTGAAACGCTTGACCGGGAGGAGCTCTGCGGTTCCACCGAGCCTTGTGTGCTGTATTTCCAGGTGTTAATGAAAAACCCCACTCAGTTTTTACAAATTGAGCTCCAGGTCAGGGATATAAATGATCACTCTCCTGTCTTCTTGGAAAAAGAAATGCTCCTAGAAATCCCAGAGAACAGTCCTGTTGGTGCTGTGTTCTTGCTTGAAAGTGCAAAGGATTTAGATGTAGGAATCAATGCTGTAAAAAGCTACACGATAAGCTCCAACTCTCATTTTCACATTAAAATGAGAGTCAATCCAGACAATAGGAAATACCCCGAGTTAGTCCTGGACAAGGCGCTGGATTATGAAGAGCAACCGGAGCTCAGTTTCATCCTCACTGCTCTGGATGGCGGGTCCCCTCCCAGGTCTGGAACTGCCTTGGTCAGGGTGGTGGTTGTGGACGTTAATGACAACTCCCCTGAGTTTCAGCAGGCTTTTTATGAGGTGGAGATTCTAGAGAACAGCATCCTTGGCTCCCTGGTTGTGACCGTCTCAGCCTGGGATTTAGACTCTGGAACAAATGGTGAACTATCCTATACCTTTTCCCATGCCTCAGAAGATATTCACAAGACATTTGAAAGTCATCAAAAGTCTGGAGAAATTACTTTAAGAGCACCTTTGGATTTTGAATCAATTGAGTCATACTCAATGATCATTCAAGCCACAGATGGGGGAGGACTTTTTGGAAAATCTACAGTTAGAATTCAGGTGATGGATGTAAATGACAATGCTCCTGAAATCACTGTGTCATCAATTACCAGTCCAATCCCAGAAAATACACCGGAGATCGTGGTTATGGTTTTTAGTCTACGAGACAGAGACTCTGGGGACAACGGAAAGATGGTGTGTTCTATCCCGGAAGACCTTCCATTCGTGCTAAAATCGTCCGTTAATAATTACTACACGTTGGAAACAGAGAGAACGCTGGACAGAGAGAGCAGAGCCGAGTAcaacatcaccatcaccgtcactgATTTGGGGACCCCCAGGTTGAAAACTGAGTACAATACAACCGTTCTGGTCTCCGACGTCAACGATAACACTCCCGCCTTCACACAAACCTCCTACACCCTGTTCGTCCGGGAGAACAACAGCCCCGCCCTGCACATCGGCAGCGTCAGCGCCACAGACAGAGACTCAGGCACCAACGCACAGGTCACCTACTCGCTGCTGCCGCCCCAGGACCCGCACCTGCCCCTCGCCTCCCTGGTCTCCATCAACGCGGACAACGGACACCTGTTCGCCCTCCGGTCGCTGGACTACGAGGCCCTGCAGGCGTTCGAGTTCCGCGTGGGCGCCACAGACCGCGGCTCCCCGGCGCTGAGCAGCGAGGCGCTGGTGCGCGTGCTGGTGCTGGACGCCAACGACAACTCGCCCTTCGTGCTGTACCCGCTGCAGAACGGCTCCGCGCCCTGCACCGAGCTGGTGCCCCGGGCGGCCGAGCCGGGCTACCTGGTGACCAAGGTGGTGGCGGTGGACGGCGACTCGGGCCAGAACGCCTGGCTGTCGTTCCAGCTGCTCAAGGCCACGGAGCCCGGGCTGTTCGGCTTGTGGGCGCACAATGGCGAGGTGCGCACCGCCAGGCTGCTGAGCGAGCGCGACGCGGCCAAGCACAGGCTGCTGGTGCTGGTCAAGGACAATGGCGAGCCTCCGCGCTCCGCCACCGCCACGCTGCACGTGCTCCTGGTGGACGGCTTCTCCCAGCCCTACCTGCCGCTCCCGGAGGCGGCcccggcccaggcccaggccgaCTCGCTCACCGTCTACCTGGTGGTGGCGTTGGCCTCGGTGTCGTCGCTCTTCCTGTTCTCGGTGCTCCTGTTCGTGGCGGTGCGACTGTGCAGGAGGAGCAGGGCGGCCTCTGTGGGTGGCTGCTCGGTGCCCGAGGGCCCGTTTCCAGGGCATCTGATGGACGTGAGCGGCACCGGGACCCTGTCCCAGAGCTACCAGTACGAGGTGTGTCTGACGAGAGGTTCCGGGACAAGTGAGTTCAAGTTTCTGAAACCAATTATTCCTAACCTCCTACCCCAGAGCACAAGTGGAGGAGTCGAAGAAAATCTCCCGTTTCAGAATAATTTGGGTTTCTGACAAAGGACGAAAACTAAAACCCTTGCGTATGAATACATTTCTATTTAGGAACTTATTGTGAGGTGCCTGCAAAGGAGTGCTTTTAGATCATTTCAAATATGTACTCTTCGAGTCATGAAATAAATTTTGCATAGAAAAGTATCCAGATTTAGTACCAAGGACCCTACACAAATCAGGAAATGTATATCGATAATGCTTCATGTCTAACAATTATGTTTAATATAAAGTCTATTAAATGGTAAGTCTTGAGACATTTTAAATTGCTTTCCATTGTTTTCAATATTTCCTGTGACTCTCATTTCCTGAGTTGATTAGAATGCTGTTTGGGTATACCTACCCTAGTTTCAGAAGCATAGATTGTagtataacttttaaattttttgaaacactcattttatgaattatacactattttaaacacttttaatCTCAGAAGAAACATATGTGGCATGATATTTTaggaatgaataaatagatggtCTTAGAGATTCAGTAAGTTCACTAAGGTCCACTAACCAATAAGTGACAAAACTGAGCATCCATCCTAGATCTGTCTGACTTTGGGTCAGTGACCTTGCTCCAATTCCATACGAATTTTTGTCATTAGATATCGTCTGGCCAAGAGAAGAAATGTTTTTACCATATTCATACTACTGTTCaatctttatttagaaataataatgtatgtatttatctatgGTTTATTTTCTTACAAACCAATAATCCTGCTTTTATGAGAATCAATTTTAGCTATTATTACTAATGCTCTGATCTCTCCAAATCTCAAGTaagaaacaaaattgaaagaggaaCTTATGCCATCCCATTTTCTCCTGAACATATAACTTTCATTTAACAGAAAAGATTAATGGTACTGAGTGGGAATACTACATAATTCTGATTGCATTATTAGTTAATTGTTTTCTTCACATGGTAGTATATTTCCAGAGTCACCCATACTTACATTTGTAATACATCTTTCTGATTTTAGAGTTTGTTTTTTAGCAGTTTTCTATTAATTATACTGCACTGCTGAATcaggaaaatttaagaaaaagaatagttTTATATGTGTAATATACAACATAGATGAtcattaaatttttagaaattctgaGAAGTTAAGGAGAAGCATTGTTTGTTATAAAACTTTataactgttattttttaaataggtaatTTTTGCATGGTTGTGTCCTGAATATATTATAAATCTGTGCTGGTAACTTTAATAAAGGTAGTATTACTGTATATCACTGGTGGGATGAAATATAAGGGAAAACACCTCAcagcagtcaaatcttaaattGCTTTCACGGTCTGAAGGTAAAATTATCCACTTTCTCCAACAAATAAATGGCATTAAAAATAGAAGGAGGGGGGTCTACACTAAGAACGATCTTAAGAGGTCTACCAATCAAATACAATGTGTGGATCTTGTTTGGATCTTGATTCGAACAACAGCAGTGACTTTGAAACACTTGGAAGAGTTTGAATATAGATGAGCATTAAATACTATTAACTTAGTTTTTAGGTATGATAATGGCATTGTACTTAAGGGTATTTTAGGGTCATTTAAAGTCATTATGCatttaaagaaatgtataatgaagtatttctgggTGAAAATTCAGTTCCTCTGGAATGTGAAAATACTGAAGGCATAGAGTCAAGAATTGTGGCAAAACATTGATAACAGTTGAAGCTAGTTCTGAGTACTTGGAGGTTAATTACACTCCTCTCCTTTTATGAGATTTGAAACATTTCAcagtaaaagttttttaaattgatgCTGTTAGAAGTGGAGGTAACACAAAAGGACATCCTTCCCAGAAAAAAATTACCTCTGCTGTTACAGATTTTCTCCCTCTTTAGACGAACTCTACAGCCTTTCCTTGTTCATTTCCCTTCATTATTTGACATATCTTCTCTACCTGAGATAGTCATGCTCCTGTATTCTTCTACTATTTGAATTTTGAGGTGTGTTTCTAGTTGTATTAA
This Callithrix jacchus isolate 240 chromosome 2, calJac240_pri, whole genome shotgun sequence DNA region includes the following protein-coding sequences:
- the PCDHB12 gene encoding protocadherin beta-12, with product MENGGAGTLQIRQVLLFFVLLGMSQAGSEPGRFLVIEEMHSGSFVGNLAKDLGLEVSELSSRGARVVSNDNKECLQLDTHTGDLLLSETLDREELCGSTEPCVLYFQVLMKNPTQFLQIELQVRDINDHSPVFLEKEMLLEIPENSPVGAVFLLESAKDLDVGINAVKSYTISSNSHFHIKMRVNPDNRKYPELVLDKALDYEEQPELSFILTALDGGSPPRSGTALVRVVVVDVNDNSPEFQQAFYEVEILENSILGSLVVTVSAWDLDSGTNGELSYTFSHASEDIHKTFESHQKSGEITLRAPLDFESIESYSMIIQATDGGGLFGKSTVRIQVMDVNDNAPEITVSSITSPIPENTPEIVVMVFSLRDRDSGDNGKMVCSIPEDLPFVLKSSVNNYYTLETERTLDRESRAEYNITITVTDLGTPRLKTEYNTTVLVSDVNDNTPAFTQTSYTLFVRENNSPALHIGSVSATDRDSGTNAQVTYSLLPPQDPHLPLASLVSINADNGHLFALRSLDYEALQAFEFRVGATDRGSPALSSEALVRVLVLDANDNSPFVLYPLQNGSAPCTELVPRAAEPGYLVTKVVAVDGDSGQNAWLSFQLLKATEPGLFGLWAHNGEVRTARLLSERDAAKHRLLVLVKDNGEPPRSATATLHVLLVDGFSQPYLPLPEAAPAQAQADSLTVYLVVALASVSSLFLFSVLLFVAVRLCRRSRAASVGGCSVPEGPFPGHLMDVSGTGTLSQSYQYEVCLTRGSGTSEFKFLKPIIPNLLPQSTSGGVEENLPFQNNLGF